The genomic stretch TCTCCATATTTGATGTGCACAACAATCAACTAACTGGACCAATTCCTGATCTTTCTGTATTTAGGTCTTTGAAAGTGTTGCAACTTCAAAACAACAGATTGAATGGTAGCGTGCATCTCAGCCTAGGTCAGCTTTCGTTGCTCAGACACTTGGATATTTCTTCCAACTCATTAGAAGGCAATCTTAATATTAGCCATCTCGCAAATCTGTCTAGCTTAAGTTACTTTGATATTTCCTTTAACTCATTGACCTTGGACGTGGGCTCTAGTTGGGTTCCTCCATTTCATTTGGACACTATAAGTCTTGCTTCTTGTGGCGTAGGTTCTCGTTTTCCAGAATGGCTTAGAACGCAAATTTATTATTCTAGGTTGGATTTGTCAAATACAGGGATTTCAGACACAATTCCATTTTGGTTCTGGAACATTTCTTCAAGTGCTACTTATATCATTCTTTCCCATAATAGACTTCACGGTAAATTGCCTACAGATTTCCCATTTGTGTTTGACATGAATCCTGGCATAGATTTGAGCTGTAACTTTCTTGAAGGAACCATCCCATCTTTTTTCAGTAATACAGGATATTTGAATCTCTCAAGAAATAGTTTCTCTGGTCCTGTTTCCTTTTTGTGTCAAAATCCAGGGCTCGCTATAGACCTGTCACATAACAACTTTTCAGGTGAGCTCCCTGATTGCTGGTCTGTGTTACAGTTCATATCTATTTTCGATCTATCAAATAACAGCTTTTCGGGACAGCTTCCTAGTTCACTGGCTAATCTATCTTTCTTACAGAGTTTGCATTTGAGAAATAACAAGTTTTCAGGGAAGCTACCTCTGTCCTTGTGTAAATTAACTTTCTTGTCATTTTTAGATCTTGGAGACAACTTATTTTCTGGAGATATACCGCAATGCTTGGGGCGTATGCTAAACAATCTGACTGTTCTCAGTCTTCGACACAACTCCATCTCAGGAAGCATACCTCCGGAACTCTGCCAACCCTCTATTCAAATTCTTGATTTATCTATGAATAATATCTCTGGTGTCATACCACTGTGCCTATGCAAGCTTCAAGCAATGACAGAGAAAAAGAGCCGTCCGATTGTGACAGATGATTATAATGGGACATTTTCAACCATGAGCGGCTCATACAAAGACTATATCAACCTTGTAATGAAAGGATACTTGTACAATGATGCTAATCATCTGGAACTTGTGAAAAGCTTGGATCTTTCGGGTAACAATTTAAGAGGGAGCATTCCAGGTGAAATTTCATGCCTAACAGGGTTGATTTCCCTGAACTTTTCAGGGAACAATCTTAGTGGGTCAATCACTTCCAAGATAGGTAGCTTGAAGTCTCTCGAGTCCCTGGATTTCTCGAATAACCATCTTTCTGGAGCGATCCCTTCAACCATTGCAGACTTGAATTTCTTAGGGACTTTGAGCTTGGCAAACAACAACTTTTCAGAAGAATTCCGTCAGAACTCGATTCAAGGCTTCGATGCGTCGCATTTGCGGGGAATCCTGGGCTTTGTGGTGAACCACTTCCAAATAAGTGTCCTGGTGATGGAGACGGAAAAGGATCTACCATAAATGAAATTCATCATAAACGCAAAGACAATGCATTTGATCTAGGGTTATACATCGATTGCACTCGGGTTTTATAACCGGCTTTTGGGCGTTTTGTGGTGTCTTTGGTGTTGAAAAGATCCTGGAGGATTGCCTATTTTCGTGCCTGGATTCATGCTTATGACAAGCTTTACGTGGTGGTTACTCTCATGTTGGTCCGAATTCAAAGGCGATACTTAGCGTGATAGCACTATCAAAATCCGCTTCTATCTTGTTTCGCTTTTGGCTTGTAGTCGGTCTAGCTTTGTAATGTTTTCATGAAAATATGCAACTATAATGTTACTTTACATTTAAATCAATAAACGTTCGAACGGCTTGTATGTTTGTTATTGTTTGTATAATATGGAATATCGTATTTTGTTTCTTGATCTATATCCTGATGCAGAGCATTATTCAGTTACCATTTTACATGTTTTTGCCGAGCTGGGTAATATTCTTCATGTTTTTTATTCCGGTCCTCATGGACAATTTTATGCTGTTTTGTTTACTGCTGAAATTATGTATCCTTTCATGTACTAACATATTTAATAGGTTTAAGGGTCAATTAATTTTTACACTTTTATAAATACCAGTTTTCAAAAATtactaccttataaaaaaaattcCTAAAATTACTACCTTATTAACCATTTGTGCATACAAATTGCTACCAATTCCCTTTTCCGGTGTGTTTTTATTTTAGCTGACGAAAATACCCTTTCAATTAAGTAGATTGGTCCCTTCTCGTACTCACTAAACACACTCCTCTTCATTTAATAAACCTTATCTCTCCTCTTTTAACTCACGCACTCCTCTTTCTAATTTCTCTATCTCCactaaataatcaaattaaggTCTGGATTTCTTCTATAATTTGCCGATAAAGTACGCATCCCTAATTTCTTGCAATTTAATCCTCTTTTTTGTGCAATTAAAAATTAAGGGTATAGTGGAAGAAAATAAACAAGGAGATGAAGACGATTGGTAAAGTAAGAATAAGAAAGGAGAGAGATGACAAAAATAAATAGAAATAACGAGAGGGGTAATTTGTTCAGAATTTTTAAGTTTTGGAGGGAAATTTTAAATATTGACGGAATATTCTCTTTTAAGTGACCGAAAAAAGGAAATTGGTAGCAATTTGTATGCACTAATACTTAATACTTAATAAGCTAATAATTTTAGGagtttttttttataaggtagtaATTTTTGAAAACTGATATTTGTAAGAGTGTAAAAATTAATTGACCCTATTTAATAAAGATGTAATATCTTATGACATTGAACCAAACTTGTATTGGATAATTGGGTGTTAACCAACAATTAGTTTGTTAGGTATTTTTAAGCATGATTTAAATAGCTAGACATTTAACTAAAAACCGTAAACGACTTTGACATTGACTTTGACCTTTTGAGAAGATGACGCGGCGGGATTGGGTGGATGTTTCAAGTGCAACGTATGGAAGGGGGTTGATTGAGTAGAAAAAAATGTGTCTTACATTAGTGCGGTAGTGCCGTTCAGTGCCATGGCCTTTTGAAATGATGGGTCAAGTCAGTCAACTGCACTTCActgattttttttcaaaattactAAACATCGCCCCTATATTATTCATCTCGTCCCTAATGTTCATTTTACTTTCCAACTTTGCCCTTTACTCTAAAACATTCTCAAAACTAATTATTGGTAATTCAAAATATGAGTGACGGTGACCCATTTTACGATAATTAATAATCAAGCACGATTAAATTCGAAACAAAATTGACGATTAGAAACGTAAAAACTTCAAACGATCATAACTTTGTGCTCGGGTGTCTGATtttgacgatttttttttcaaatcacttaACTCGACGAGACGAACgcaatggtaaaaaaaaaaaaaaaaaaaaaaaaaattggaaagtgGGACCATTCGTGTGAAAAACACGAACTGGCCTAGGCCGGTTCGTGTGGTTTACATGAACCAGCCTTGGCCAGTTCATGTGGATTACACGAACTGGCCCAGGCAGGTTCATGTAAACCACATGAATCGGCCTAGGTCAATTCGTGTTTTTTACACGAGTGgaccatttttcatttttttttcctatTGCGTTCGTCTTGTCGAGTtaagtgatttgaaaaaaaaattcgtcaaAATCGGACACCCGAGCACAAAGTTATGATCGTTGTAAGTTTTTTGGTTCTTTAATCGTCAATTTTTGTCCAATTTAAATCGCTATTTCGTattattttgagacggttttgtttTGTTAATTTCTGAAGcggtttttttgaaattttaaatttaaaatcgAAAATGAGTAAAAAGGAAAGTATATggagttttaattactcaagggCAAAAATGTAATATTTAGGGGCGAGATGAGTAAAACTAGGGGCGATCTTTAGCAAACCTGCTTTTTTTATCTCTTAATTGCTCATCTTTCCAAGTTGATGGTTGTTTGTTTCTTCttcactagttttaaacccgtgcaaattgcacgtgtttgctttttcaatttttttattaaaaaagatGTAAAAAATAATGATCATAGTTAAGATTTTAAATTGTACCCTCTCTATCTTGGTCATTTGTTATCCTATTTTATTTTTGGATGTCtctcagtcaattgttatcctttctattttaagaataaacttgatgagcaatttgagcATTCACACGCAATttgatccacttgtcatttaataattggcccccttCTTTTTCCTTGATCTCTGTCCTAAAACCAAacgacaacaattgaccggaacgAAGGGAGTATTATTTTAGTTATTATGTTTTGATTAGTCATTACTTCGTACTACCTCCAATCttctattttcttcctctttactatgggcacaagaattaagaaatggAGTATTATATTGATAAAAAGTTGGATGGGTTTGataataggagagagggatgaataattaagagttaaataatgaattgtaggccacaaatattaaagtaaggaataaaataggattaaaagagttgggtgggtggggtaataggagagaggtatgaataaaataagagtaaaaagttaccaaaaatagaaaggggaagaaaacctgaataaccgttttaggaaatatgGAAGAATatggtgaattggagggagtattatttaataCGAAGATTATGGATCATGTATTGATGTACATATACTACTATATAAGATGGTTTTACAATATGATTATGTGAGATCACCCCTCATATAATTGAGTAGTtattttaaattattattatttttctttgttaAAGTGGGTAGTTATAATACTCCTATCACACATATTATAAGATTCACCATCTTTTGACGGACCAACATAACTCATATATTTAAAGTCAAATTCTTGTATCACTTCTTTTCGGAAATTGGCCTTCGTAAGATTAATTAGTTTCTCTTAAGAGGGGTATATCCGTCTTAAAAATGAAATGGTGAAATACTCTTTCATTTAGCTAGATAGGATAATATTTTGCTAGTCTCTATGAACTTTTTTCTGTCTTACCAATACTATTTGACCGGTGTTAAGGTTAAAATGTATATGTCTATCTTAGATAGGAATTGTGTCGTAACTAAATGTCACCTAAGATAGGCCTATATTAGAGGTGATCATTAGCGGGTTTTAAGGGACATGGACATGCCTAATTGCAGGCTAATTTTATAACCCGTGTCTACCATTGCGGGCTTAGTTGATTGTCCAAGGCCGCCTAATTACCCGTTGGCTCGTGAGCTCAAAGTTATAACAAAAAATCTTGTTGTTAACCTAAACGAAATCACTAAAACTTGgaagagacggtctctcactaagttattgagagaccaattttTTGTactcttttatttgtatttcgtacctgttttgttgttgatcgtaacataataatttcgtacctatttacataataaatgtacacattttatcattaatcatgatttgtacctattttattacctttagtaccactttttcttaaaattgtacagtggtctctcaataaagcttattaagagaccgtctctcagcaGACCTACTCGAACGAAATTACCTATAACCAAAAACAATGTAGGTTTATGAAAATAGAAAATTTAGCGGGCCTGGTGGAGCGGCCCATGTACATTTTTCTTAATTATACGTCCCGATTAGTTTAAGCGGTATTGTCCATTACCCATTattttaatatacttttataacCAAACTCGTTTAAATAGCGGGTGAAGTAGAACGGGCCAACCCACACTTAATAAGCTCTaagttttttttatcataattataattaactaagtGAATTATCTCGTTGTAATGCACGTGCTTTGAACCTAATACATAACAACTTTAACTTgtatacttcctccgttccaaTGAGTTGTATATGTTTGTTATTAATAAATAATGTACTTGATAATAACTTTTATGTTATACATCaaaaaatataatgaaaattctCCTCACTTATAAATAGTGCTCAAAACGCAAATGTATACAACTAATTGAAACGGAGAAAGTATAACACAATACAATACAGAATATCATCTAAAATGGACCTATACAACTCATCTAACAATTTGGCCCATAAAACTATTGTCACAAAAAGAACCCTAACCCCACAATCTCACATAAAAGCCTCCACTAATACACTCTTCCGTCTTTGCTATCTCCGTCTTGTCTTGATCCATCCATTTACATATATTTGtaccaattggtctcccttgtgacgggttaccatttgtggcggatatttcgtgagttaaaatggtaacaaaatgggttaatggagaaaggggaccacataaatagtgttgcagagagagaaaaagtgggtactttgtgaggtaaaatttACTAGGGCTGTAGCCCTAAATAaaatatcaaataaaattttgTGTACTGAGAAAGCATAAGCAGAAAGTAGCACAGTTGGTTGTTGAGCTGTATATTTATCAAGGAGACAGTGGTTCGACTCCCACACAAAGGaagtttttcataatttttaataTCAATTCATAAACCAATATTATACCATCTTTTATGCTAATCTTcaatattgattattttgatacggTAGTAGCGGAGCCGTAAAATTTAATTTATGGGATTTCAAACAAAATATTAAGACAAATCTTGTGTAAAaagtataaattttattttatttaacccaCAAATTGGATAAAATACACAAAAAAATTCACTTTTCAAGTGTCTAGGAATCCGAAAACTCATACATGGATCTGCCAACGGTTTGAATTTGTCTTTAACCAATACGTTTCAATTGTCTATAAATCTACCCCTAGATGGATTTCGTTCCTGGTTCCGCCCCTGGGTGCAACAGTAGATGACGGATTTTTGTTGAAGATAATATAAATTAGTTTTGTTGATATAAATATTTACTGATgtttttttgttaaaatatatatttatatttttCCTATATATATAAAAGACCTTTTGTTTCACATTTATTAGGTAGATATTTTTTACATTTGTTTTAGATCTAGATTAATAATAGAACTTTTTACATTCGTTTCAATCGGGAAATATTTGCATTGAAGCATTTTTTATTTGTTGCTTTTgctatttttttaatttttacgtCATTATTGAATAAAGAGTTACAGTATTCTTTATTTTATCAATGAAGTTAATAAAATAGAGGATTAATAAATAGGATAATCGATTTATATTACAGAAATATAAaaatattgttattgtaattataatatataatttttatttttattcagTATTGGAAATGCATATGATTCAATGACTATAGTTGAACACTTTTGGAATTAAACAATTTAAGAACAGATTTACTTTGGTTATCAATGAACAGTGGCTTTCAATTAATTCCCAAATACATGATGGCCCTGAAAATCAGGAAACAAAAAAGTGCATTTGAATAGTCAACTTTCAACCACAGGCTGACACATCAGCtctgtggttgttcttttaataaaTAGGATTTTTTTATAAATGACCTTAAGAACACTTGTTGCAAATAATCTCTCAGAATACTTATATACTAGTATGGGTACCcagcttcgcccgggctacctgtatttagcattaaaatatattttcaattaactaaaactattttaaagttgcataactcataaatatcattaatatatttttctatgatatGGAGTGTATCTTAAAATTACagtgaaataaattatgagacaaatttactactcccgctattaatattttactcaaaTTGATTGCTTAgctaatttttcatatatatatttcattttgttcctagaattattacttttattacattcgttattattacttttactttcactactcccgccgtaattattgttacctaattattgttactttcactacttgtacattaatattgataatgataatttcactactGTTGTTACTTCTGTTATTTTCAACTCTTTAAGTAtccaatgagtgattactatatcCAATCAAGGTTACTTTTATTACTCTCACTACTcgaaataaatatattacatatatgcattaaattaattaagtcaaaataattatggaatattatatttttcgGAAATCTGgcttgatttatttactttttattagtttccaaaatataatatacttatattatatttatttatgttaaaataattaacaactttatactaattaataccataagtgaggcatgtttattttaaggaaaattacCATATTACGTGTTCTCTAAATttaactatataatatttacattgaagtcccttgtttaGGTCCATCACACaatgctattgatttaaaactatatagtataattaatttgtataaatttatttaatatcattgaagtcccttggtttctggaattaatatatagtattgattgattgattcattcATGGAGTATTATATTTCCTTAGAAAATGCTAGAAATCTCTTATATTCATGGAAGGCAGTATTTTTGCTTGCTCTTTCTGGTTGGAATGCTCCTGCATTGCGCAACTAACCCTTGTTTTAGCTCACGACAGGGTGTAATGAGAATGATAGAAAGTTTCTTCTCAAAATGCTTCCACAGTGCACGAGACGCTACAATTACTCCCTTTTCCTTGACTGCTGCAACTAGCCTGGCATTTAATGCAGTAGCCTCACTGGCAGAATTATCGGCCTTGATACTTTTACAGCAAACTGATTAATTTGCAGCCTTCAAAATAACCTTTTCAGCAAACTGATTAATTTGCAGCCTTCAAAATAACCTTTTAAACTTTGCCTGATACCGACTCTGCTGTGAATCGATGCCACGGCCAAATTTTACTGTGGAGTACCATGTTATGCAGTCGGAGCGTACAACAAAAATGTGGATTATAATCTGTTCCATCTATAAAACAAGCTTTGATTTAAGTAAATGTTTACAtgtgttttataaaaatacggATGCCAATAAAAATAACTTCATTAATGAGATAGAAACAAGTCACTAAACTGAAATTAAGATCGACTATTAGAGCTAAGTAGCTAACTACCCCAGCGTCGAGCATCGAACCTTGAACAGAGAAGCACCAATTATCATCTGACTGATCAGTTCCCTGTTAGCATGGCCATGAGTGCTCCTCCATGCACCCTCCCTTCAGGTAGAGATGCCGAGTATGAGGATTCCCCGGTTGTGCTTATTAGGGGACCATCTTTAGGAAGCGCAGTCTCGAGCGCCATTATGTCATGTTCATAACCCCAATAAGCGAAACCATTCCAGTGACTCGAGTTTCCTTCTACGATATTATCATTTTCTGGTTTAATAAGGGTTTCATGGCGGTTTCTTTCATGTTCGTGCCAACAAAATTCCATTACCATGGACTCGCTTGTCTTGGACTAGAGCAAAGATGAGCAACACGAACCCGGTTTTCCCTCCAAAAACTTATCACGGTGATCAACGCCGCCATCTTCACCTAGGCTTGACCCTGGCTGGCCCCACAAGCAACGCTTCCCTCCGCCATGCGCCTTGCAGAAATCAGTCCGTCCCTGTGCACTCTTTCCACATCCTTCAAACTTGCACCTCTTCCCGCCACCATGACGCACACAAAACTCTGTTCTGCCTCTAGCACTCTTGGTGCATCCAAGTGTCTTACACCTCTTACCACCACCATGCGACACGCAAAACAAGGTCCCGCCATGGACGCTCTTGGTGCACACCCCGCCTCCCTGGTAAGTACATCGCTTACCACCACCATGACGTTTACATAACAAGGTGCTTCCTTCGGCACCCTTAGTGCACTCAGGAAAGGTGCACCTCTTTCCACCACCATGGGCCTTACATAATTTAGTACTCCCTTGAGAACCTTTAGTACAGTGAGGATACTCGCACCGTCTTCCGCCTCCAT from Silene latifolia isolate original U9 population chromosome 5, ASM4854445v1, whole genome shotgun sequence encodes the following:
- the LOC141654802 gene encoding receptor-like protein EIX2, whose product is MLEIPYIHGRQYFCLLFLVGMLLHFSTNPCFSSKLNMTGCNENDRKFLLEMLPECTRRYNYSLFLDCCNWPGISCSNLTGRIIGLDLPVIFPSNLCGDALSLVLREPSPHSVDDLASLRLDLDVVSFTKGFPSFIRSFTNLRHLFLFTDEDPGRVIPQELRNLTRLETLEVNVYNSMYASSLSMLSRLTSLKRLVLNGVSLSKATDWLQVVSNLPHLKHLDLSLCGLPNVIRHSQLNANSSKSLAYINLSYNYLESSPSWYWIFNHSSLISLFISNNQLNGSIPNRFREMHSLSDLDLSQNSLEGPFPSSLGGCCHLGSLDVSLNHRVQGDISSIFLSLTCANESLTVISLHKNLFSGSLPDFTMFFRLNKLSVHSNRLNGSLPSYFTRPSSLSIFDVHNNQLTGPIPDLSVFRSLKVLQLQNNRLNGSVHLSLGQLSLLRHLDISSNSLEGNLNISHLANLSSLSYFDISFNSLTLDVGSSWVPPFHLDTISLASCGVGSRFPEWLRTQIYYSRLDLSNTGISDTIPFWFWNISSSATYIILSHNRLHGKLPTDFPFVFDMNPGIDLSCNFLEGTIPSFFSNTGYLNLSRNSFSGPVSFLCQNPGLAIDLSHNNFSGELPDCWSVLQFISIFDLSNNSFSGQLPSSLANLSFLQSLHLRNNKFSGKLPLSLCKLTFLSFLDLGDNLFSGDIPQCLGRMLNNLTVLSLRHNSISGSIPPELCQPSIQILDLSMNNISGVIPLCLCKLQAMTEKKSRPIVTDDYNGTFSTMSGSYKDYINLVMKGYLYNDANHLELVKSLDLSGNNLRGSIPGEISCLTGLISLNFSGNNLSGSITSKIGSLKSLESLDFSNNHLSGAIPSTIADLNFLGTLSLANNNFSEEFRQNSIQGFDASHLRGILGFVVNHFQISVLVMETEKDLP